One window of Epinephelus fuscoguttatus linkage group LG9, E.fuscoguttatus.final_Chr_v1 genomic DNA carries:
- the LOC125894874 gene encoding complexin-1-like gives MNFVMKQALGGATKDMGKMLGGEEEKDPDAAKKEEERQEALRQQEEERKAKYAKMEAERENIRQGIRDKYGIKKKEEKEAEAAAAMEQASEGSLTRPKKAVPTGCGDEEEEESIVDTVMKFIPTPLMDMFNKK, from the exons GGGCCACCAAAGACATGGGCAAGATGCTTggtggggaggaggagaaggatcCCGATGCTGcgaaaaaagaggaagaaagacaagAGGCGCTGAGgcaacaggaggaggagaggaaggccAAATATGCAAAaatggaggcagagagagaaaacatccGACAGGGCATCAGAGATAAG TATGGCAtcaagaagaaggaggagaaagaggccGAGGCAGCGGCTGCTATGGAGCAGGCCTCCGAGGGCAGCCTCACCCGTCCAAAGAAGGCGGTTCCCACCGGCTGCGGCgacgaggaagaagaggagagcatCGTGGATACGGTCATGAAATTCATCCCGACCCCGCTCATGGATATGTTCAATAAAAAGTAA